Genomic DNA from Flavobacterium sp. N502540:
TTCATCCCCAACAAATTCCAATAAAAAAATTGCATTCTTAAAGAATCTTATACAAAATATGTGGGATGCCTTCCTTTTCGATCAGGCTTTTGCCCTTTCAGGGCGTGACCTATAATTGCCATTATCATTCATAGTGCTGCACACCATGTTAATGCTAAAGCTCTTTCAGAGCAAATCTAACCAGATTTCTTCCTGGTAGATTATCTAAACTTTTTGTTTAATTGTCAACTTTACAACTGATCCATTTTTTCGGCCTTTAACTTATAACTTGAGTTTACTAAAAACAAAAAAGACCGCAAAAGCGGTCTTAGACGTGTAATATACCAATTAAATTATCTAAAAAACGATTCCGTTATTACAATCCGGAAAACGACAAAAGTTCATTGTTTTATAAAATCAAACCGAATGGCAGACGGTTTTATTGAATAACTCTAAAATGCTGCACTCTCAGCCAATACTGTATTAGAGTGATCTTCTACAATAGCATGTGGTGCATATTTTCTAAATTCCAGTATTCCTTCATCGCGGGAATCTCTGTCTTTAAATATTTTACTTGTTCCGATAATCTTTCCGTTAAAAGCTTTAAGATTAAAGTATCTTTCATCTTTTGAATTTGTTTTTCGAAAGAATTTCGTATTGTCCTGTGAATTAACTTTTACCGATTCAATCCCTTTCATACACATGAATTTCCGGGTATAATCGCCACTGCTTAAAATAATTTCACCATTTTTATTTACAAATTCGAATTGAAATTCTCCATTGGCTTTTTTAATAACGATAAATTTTTCCATTCTAAAAATAATTATTTATGTAATCTGAAATTCTATTTATAATGCTGAACGCAGCACCTTTAATCTTTAAAAAGGATTTTAAAAGTTGTACCCTCTCCTACCTGACTTTCTACTGTAATGTTTCCATTCATAGATTCGATCTGATTTTTTGTAATGTATAAGCCCAAACCGTTTGCTTTTTCGTGCTTATGAAATGTTTTATACATTCCAAAAATTAAATCTCCGTGTTTCTTAAGATCAATTCCCAAACCATTGTCTTTTATGGTGAATACTTTTCTTCCATTTTCTCTGAAAAAATTAAATTCAACGATCAGTGGTTTCTTAGGATCAGCATATTTTATAGCATTGCTACTTAGATTTTGTAATACACTTTCAAGATATGCCGGATTAAAATGAACCACTGCTTCAGGGGAAACGTTGTTAATTATCGTAACATTATTCTTGTTGTTATAGGCATTAACAATGTTGAGTACCCTGTTTAGATAACTGTTTAAATTCAGCGCCTCGATATTAATTTCGGTATTGTTTTGAACATTTACAATTTGCGACAAATCTTCAATTGTTTTACTAAGATCTCCGGAAACCGCACGCAGGTATTTTAATGTTTCAACTTTTTCATCAAAACCTTCTTCTGAATCGATCAAGTCCAAAAGAACTTTAAAATTACCTGCGTGCGAGTTTAGGTTATGAGAAACGATGTGCGAAAAATTCAACAATCTGTTGTTCTTTTCTTTATACACTTCCATTTCTCTTCTTAACTCAAGCTCTTTCTCTTTTTGAAAAGAAACATTGCTGTAAGTTCCTATTACTTTTAATGGTTTTCCCTCAAGATCACGCTCGGTCACCATTCCCTTACTGAGAATCCATTTGTATTTTTTATTTGAAGTTAACACACGTTGAAAATTTTCGTAGTAAGGAGTTCTGTTATCAAAATGATAGTTAAATGCCTTTTGACAATCTTCAATATCCTCCGGATGTATCATTTTCTTCCATCCCTCGCAAGTATGAGAAATATCAGACGCTTTCAATTCCAATATATTTAGGGCTTGCGGCGAATAATAAATTCGATCAATGGTTAGATCCCAATCCCAAATACCTTCATTTGAAGTCATCAGCATAAACTTAAAACGTTCTTCCGTTCTTCTGAGTTTTAACTCCTGCTCCTTTAATTCGGTAATATCAGTTATACGACCATAAAATTCCGTGCTTCCGTCTTTATTGACTATTCTTTTTGAAGTCACCTTAAACCAGCTTAATCCGTTGAAAGGCAATTCTGCCCTGAACACAACACTCCATTTCCTTCTTTTTTTTATAGCATCGAATAAAGAGTTTTTCACCCTTTTTTTATCATCCTGATGAATTCGGTCGTATATAGAAAGTACGGTATTGGTAAACATCGTATTGGATAAAACTTCAAACATTTCGTAGGTGGCATCATTTATAAATGGCATTTCATAATCGTTATCTGCCGAAATCGTAAATACGAAAAGAGCGTCATGAACCTCATCAAATGCTTTAGACTTAAAAACATTCACATTTGCTTTCTTCTTTGTTTTGTAAAAGTCGAATTCCATAGCCTTACTTTTATACATTCCCTTTCTATTAACTGTAGTTTTCTTTAGCATTAAAATTTGCATTAGATTTTAAAAGCACTATTTGTTGATCAGACGGCGATCTTCTAAAAAAATAAAAATTGACCTGACTTTTATAACCCAAAAAACAAAAACAAAAAAAGCCGTCCGCAACAACAAAAGAGTGTCTCTTAATACAGGAAGCTAGATGCTGAAAAAAAATAATCCATTCTGCTACAAATCCATCTTATTTATAAAGTTCCAGCAACTGCGTCTTCCTGACAAAACAAAAATACATGCAATAAAATCAATATGTTATAGAACATGGAACGTCTTGTTGTAGAATTATTTCTACAGAAAATACATCACAAAGAAAATTTCTTTTTTAACACAAAAACATTTTTTATAGCTTTTTTCTTATATCTTTGTTTTAATTACTATTGAACAATGAATTTTATGGAAAAGAAAATTAAAAGCCACGTAAAAAGAGTACTACTATTTTGTTTGACATTAGCACTGTTTAGTTGTCAAAATGAAGAGCATTCATCAGATCAATTGCAAAGTAAGATTGAGACCGTACCTATAAATGAAGCAAAAGACTTTCTGATGCATTCAAAAAGTAGTTCTTCTGCAAAATCAACGAACAACGAATTAGACAATGTTGAACTCGACGAAATTACACAGGAAAGGATAAAAGGAAGTGATCAGTTATTGACAGTAATTCCTTTTAAAACAAATAGTAAGTTTGAAAATAAGAGGATTCTGCTATTAAAAATTAATAACGAAATTAAGAGTATCGCTTTTAGTATGTATCCTGATGAAAATTCTTTTAAAGGAAGTTTTTCGGGAAAAATATTTTCTCATACCTTAGATGGAAATTTCATTACTGGTTTTAGGGCAGAGAACGGGATTATTGTAAGTCAGTTTGTTGAAAATAATAATGCTATTAAAACTGACACAGAGAATGCTAAAACATCCAAACTAACAAGTCGATCAGCAGAAGCATTAAGAGAAGTTATCCTTCAGAACAATTATCGCAAAACGGTTCATGCCTTAGATATGTTTGGAAGTACCGGCATGTACGGTGATGGGATTTTTGGTGGTGGGATTGGTAATTCTGGCGGCCGCGGTTATTCTTGGGATGTTGGAGATGGTGGAAATAGTAGTGATGCCACCACGATTTATATTAATATCGAAGGGAAAAAAATTGATCCTAAAGAAGAAACTAAATGTTTCGATAAGTCTAAATCGGCTGTATTGACCATATACATTCAACAACCCAATGAAAACACAAGAGATAAAATGGGAGCAAATAGTGTTGGACATACTTTTGTAGGAATTCAGCAAGGAGGGATTCAACGAGTTTTGGGATTTTATCCCGATAGTCCTAATGCTTCACTTATATCTTCGCAAAATAGTGAATTGCATGATAATAGTAATACACTGTATCATGTAAGCATTTCAATCGAAGTTGATGCCGTTAAACTGGTAAATATTATTAATTATATTAATAGCTACCCTAAAACATATGATTTAAATAATTATAACTGTAGTGATTTTGCAATAGGTGCCGCAGCTAAAGGTGGATTAAACTTACCTAAAACTACAGGTACTTATGACGCAGTAATTGTTAATTTTAAAGGGCGTAATCCAGGAGATCTAGGTCAAGACATAAGAAATATGAGTGTACCCAATGGAGCGACAATAAGTGCCACTAAAGGGAATGCTCCGAAAAAGAAAGGAGGTTGCTAAATGAAAATAAATAAACTTATCTTTTTAATTATAATACTACTGTTAACAACAACAACTATTATAGGTCAGAGTAAAATACATGAGCCTGATATGTTAACCAATTTTGTAAAATCCGTTTTCTTTGAAGATAAATCAACGAAGTTTATTGCAGATAATTTTATCTATTTTGAGACAATAAATAATGGTGCGAAGTATACCATTGATGATCGTACAAAAATACTTAGTAAACATTTGAAAAAAATAAGAAAAGAGAAAAAGATACTCCTAAATTCAGAAGATTTTTATGTCATAAGTTATAAAGATTATAATGGTGATAAAGTATTTTTTACTGGAGAAACGGACAACATTTTTATTCTAATAAGTAAGGAGAAACCCGTATTATATTTCTATACCATAAACCATAAAATACTCTCTTTCGATTATATTCTTAAAGGAGATGAGGGCGTATTTATATCCTATTAGCTATTTATAATTACAGAGTCTGTTCATTTACTTAATAAGAGAATCTACATTTTTCAACGCATTCTTTTCAGATGAATATTATACAAGATTATGAAATATACTATTTACACCTTTTTAATTTTAGGTAATAGGATTATTGATCTACGGTTATATTTATCCAACTGAATATTGTTTGGACATCAATTTCATGATACCTATTATTTGCTTACCTATACAGCAATAGCTACAGCTTTACTGTTACTTTCTTTACTGCTCTATCTCATATATTTTTTATACAAAAAAGTAAAGTTTTTTAAGTCAAAGATATAGCTAATAATAAATTACAATCTCAGTGTTTGAACTGCTCAATAAAAGAGACCGACCCTTTTTCCGGCTGGCCTTATCTTTTTTATAAGTCAAAAAAGGTATTACAGATATGTAAGACCTTTTACTTATCTGTTGATCAATCCGCATACAATTGAAAAACTTTGATCAAATCGGCCAGATTATCAATTTCCAGCTTTTCAAAAATCCTGTTTTTATAGGTGCTAACCGTTGTTTTCTTAATGTTCAGGTGTTCAATTATTTCGAGATTGCCATAGCCTTTAATTAAAAGCTGTGCCACTTCGATTTCTCTGTTGGACAATACATCTAATGGATTTGTTGGTTTCTTTGAAATATAAGAGTCCAGAATCCTGTCTTTAAGATTCTGCGTAATATATTTTCCGGACAACATCATCGAACTGATTGCATTTTTCATTTCTTCCTCCGAAGTTTCTTTGTTCAGATATCCGGATGCTCCCGCATTCAAATACCGCATGGCATAGATATTCTCATCATAAGCGGAGAAGATCAATATTTTCACTTCGGGCCGGATGGATTTAATCTCTGTTATGATACTGATACTGTTTCCATCAGGAAAATTCACATCTAAGATTAATAAATCTATACTTTGTTCTTTTAAAATAGTAAGTGTATCCTTAAAATTTCCTGCTTTATGAATTAAAGCATTCGAAAATAACTCTTTTATCATCAAAGAAACGCCTTGTCGAACCACACTATGGTCATCAGCTACTAAAAAGCTATAGTTATTGGATGGGGATTTCATTTTCATTTACCTAATTTAGGATTGTTTCAGCGCTTTTCTCTAACTAATTGCCTTTTTATTGTCAATATACAAAAAGTATATTAATTTGGTCTTATTTTAAACTAAACTTATAAAGAGGTTGAAAATAATCGTTGTCCCTTTGCCTTCTTCGCTCTGAACATCTATTTTTCCATCAAACAATTCTACTATTTCTTTACACAAATTGAGACCTAAACCTACGCCAAGATCGTTTACTTTTCCTGAAACGGTACCCTGATAATAAAGTTCGAATATGTTTTTCAGGTCATTTTTGGCGATTCCAATTCCACTGTCTTCAATTTCTATTTTTAAATTTACTTGCTTATCAGAGGTCTTCTCGAGATCCATAGCAATTTTTATCAATCCATTTTCAGTAAACTTATTTGCATTACCAATGATGTTATAAAAAAGCTGATGGATTTTTGCAGCATCAGAATTCACTTCAAGATTTGAAATCAGATTAGAATTCACTTCAATCTTATTTCCTTTACTTTCAACCAATGAAGTCATCGAATTAACAATCTGATGAATCTCTTCCTTAAGCAGAAATTTCTTACTATTCAATTTAGGCGCATAATTTCCGTCTTTTGAATATTCCAAAATCTGATTGGCCAAAAGAAGCAATGAGTTTGTAGTGAACTGAATCGATTTAAAAGTATCTTTTATTTCGGCATCTTTTATAGAAGCACTAATCATCTTACTGTAAATAGAAATAATACTTAAAGGAGATCTGATTTCATGGCTAATCATTCCCATAATTCTGTTCTTAAAATTCAGGTTTTCACGAATTTGCATCTGAGCAATAGTCAGTCTTTTTTCGTATTGGAAAGCCAGTCTCGTGAAGCCGAAAAGCACAAGCGAAACGATAAACATCATCAGGATCAAAATCGCAATGGTATAACTTCTCGCTATTTTATTGGATTCGTACTGCTTTTCCAATTGTTTCTGAGTATTGTCCTGCAGCAGTTTTAACGAATTATTGTAATTAGGCATAATCGCCGACTCTAAATTCAGTAATTCGTTATTGAATTCTTTTAGTTTAGCATCCTGATCTTTTAAATTGGCAAATGACTTCTTTAAGTTCTTAAACTGCTCTTCGTAAAATTTATTGGTGGTATTAAACAGATTAGCAAACTGTTCTTCGATACTTCCGGTAACTACTTTGTTATCGTATTTCATCGTAACCGTAATATTCAGCTTCTCTTTTTGCACATCCACTTTTCCGGCCAAAGCAGCTCCCAATCTTGAGAATAAACCTTTTTTAGATACACTGTCTACGGTCATATAAGAGTCCGTTTTAATGCTGTCTAAGATCTTTTTATACTCGAACTTGTTTAATTTAAAAGGCTTCGACAAAGTGGTTTTATCGGAATTAATCTGCGACTCAATAATAGAATCTATACTGGATTTTATAGCCTCTACAGAATGCTCTGACTGATTCTTTTCTTCCAGAATCTTCATGAACGCCTTATTATCTCTGGTAATTAAGCTTAGGCTGTCGATCAGACGACTGATCTCATTTAAAGAAGCAGTATACTTATTCAGTGATTCTTTGTCTTTATAATAGGTGTAATTACTAAAACTCTTTTGAGAATCAACAAATGAATTATTTATACCGCTGGTGAAATGCGTTATTCTATTCAATGAATCCATCGAGTTTAAAGTCTTCGACATTTCTGCTTCATTAGACGATTCATTATACCAGATAACGATAGCAATTATTTGTAAAAGAATAACACAGGCTATTAAAGTGTAGTGAATTATTTTTCTGTGTTTGAACTTTAGTTTAAAAAAACTAAACGTACTATTTAGGGAATCTTTTCTAATCAAAATTTATATTTTAAAATGATAAATAAAATAATGAGTCACAGAATCAAATCAATAACTCATGCCACTTTTTTAATTAGGTATCGAAAGAACATCCTGAATGATGTACTACATTTTGAATAAATATTGTTCTATAGCAAAAATTAGCAAACACTAATTCTGTTTTTAATACTGATAAATAGATCTTATTCCTCTAAAGTACTCTTTCTTTGTTAAAAAAACAACAAAGCCTGAATACTTCTCTATCAATAGTAACCATAACACAACAGATATTTAAAAGAGATTTGGGGGATCTTTTTAATAGAATAAATGTGTTTTATACAAAAACCCTACTTTATTCTATTTTTTAAATATATAATTGTTTCTATTTTCTTAATAAGAAGCAAAAATAGTATGCTGAAATTAAATCGACTGTAGAACATTTTATAATAGTCTGTAGAACTTGTTCTACAATTCAACTACTAATTAATTCTACAATTTTTATGATACAAAGATACGATTTTTGGAAAAATATGTCGGATTATTTACGAAATCGTTTGATCAGGAGCTTGTAGAGTACCTCAAATAACCTCACCAAAACACTGATTTTTAACCTCTCACCCCTCTCATTTCGGAAAAAAAACAGCTATTCTCATGAAAAATCTTCTCTCCATTTTAAAGATTGATCTGAGTGAAAAATACATGATTCCTACCGAAAAAAGACCCGATCCGAATCTTTCTGTTTCAGCAAAAAGTTACTATTATTTAACGTTGAAGGATAGTTTATTTGTGCTCGAGCAAATGGTCTAAGTCCGATAAGGTATAAAACTTGAGATCGTTTAACTTCATATACCTGCAGATAAATTCTAAAGTTTCGATTTTAGTCTGATAATTTTCGGTAACATTTCTAACGGGTTTATGACCACATAAAATCAGAATCTTGTTGTTTTTTTTGGCATAGTGCAATAATTCGAGAAGGTACGGAATACTGAAATGAATATGACTATTGTCGATATCAAAGGCAAATACAATTTTTGAATTATTAAAATAGCTGTCTTGTTTTTCAGGAAGTTCACCTCCAAAAGCTCTTCCTCTGATAATTTTAAACATAGGTGACAGCGCTTTATCCAATGCATCAGATCTTTCTCCGTACGGATAAGCAAAGGTGGTCATTTTAAAAGAATGTTTTTTCATGGAAGCGATCATAGGGGTAATTTCCTGATCAATGTAAGCATCCATTCCATTTTTATTGACAAATTTAACAGCATTATAGTGATGATAGCCATGTCCGGCTATTTCATGTCCGTATTTTTGCATTTCAAGAAGTTTTTCGATTTGCGGCTTCCCAATCGAATCAATACGGCAGACATTAAAAGTAGCTTTCCATGAGTATTTTCTCAAAGCCTGATCGGCTTCGGCCCATTCGTCTACATAGGCATCATCAAAAGATAAAATTACACCGGCTTCATAAGCTTTGGCGGCCGGATTTTGCTTTTTACTTTCACAGGAAAATAAAGTCAGACAGAATAAAAACAGTACCGATTTAAGGAAAAACATCTTCATAAAATATACTCTGAAAAATTTAAAAAACACATTCTTTTTTTAACCAATAGCATCTTATTATTTCAAAGATAATTCTTTTTTCCAGTTTTCTGCCATTAAAAAAGCCTCCAAAATGTTCTCACTTTGAAGGCTTTACTTTTTATGATTTATTCGTATTTTAAATATTTCAAAACATCAATTTTAGTAGCCTGATATGCTCTTGAAAGCACCACCGCTAAGGTTAGCAGCAACAAGGCGATAAATCCGATTAAAAATGGATAAACAGATATCGTAATACGGTACGAGAAATTTTCTAACCATTTGTTGAGTAAATAATAGGCCGGAAATAACGCTATTAAAAATCCTATAATACTGAAAACCACATACTGCTTACAAAGTTCTTTCAGCAGAACATTTGTCTCGGCACCCAATGTTTTTCGAATGGCAATTTCTTTCATCCTGCGTTCAATAGAATACGAAGCCAGTGCAAACAATCCAAAAAGCGCAATTACAATTACAATCACATTCAATAAAGAAAATAGATTTTTTTGCCTCACATAATTACTATAGGATCTTTTGTATCCTTTATCAACAAAATCATACGAAAATGGATATTCTGTATCTACTTTTTTCACCCAAAAATTTTCAACATCGGTCAAAGTCTGCTGCATAGTTTTGGCATCTGCGCTGACATAAATATTATTCAAAAGTTCTGAAAACCAAGGCACTGTTTTAAAATGAAAAAAGGACATAGGAGGAATAGCCTGACCCGGATCCAGCAGATTAAAATCTTTTACAACTCCCACAATAATTACTTCCTGACCATTCCAGTTTACTTTTTTACCTATCGGATCTTTTTCATTCAATAACTTGAGCGCAGTTTCGTTAATCAACATCGAACTGATCGTATCCTGCGCAAATTTAGGATCTAAATAACGCCCTTTTACCATTTTAATTTTCAGCATCTCCAGCAGCCCAAAGTCTATTGGTATATTTTCTCCGTCTACACTTTTGTCTTTATATTGATAAGTAATAGTTGATTTTGGTCCATATCCTAAGACAAAACCGCCACCGGAAACTTCTTTAACCCCTTTGATATGAAGCAATTGATTTCTGATACTGTTATATCGGTCCAATCGCTCTTTATTGCTCGTTTTTTCACCGTAGATGTTCTTATACGAAATGTTCAGAATTTGTTTTCCATTAAAACCTAACTCTTTAGAGTTCATATACTCTATTTGCTGATACACAATATAAGATCCGATAATGAAAAAAGCAGCCACACTAAATTGAAAAATCAACATTCCGTTGCGAAGCCAAATACCGTTTTTACTTCGGCCAAAGTTTCCTTTCAACACCTTTAAAGGTTCAAAATTAGAGACATAAATAGCCGGAAAAATACCTGCCAATACAACTGTTATAAAAAATATAGCCACAAGCTGCAGGTAAAACTGACCGCTTTGCAATACAAGCGATTTTTCTAAAAAGGTATTGTAATGCGGTAACGAAATTTCGACAATCACCAATGATACCAGGATGGCAAACAAGGTAATTATAGCTGTTTCAAAAACAAATTGTTGGATTATACTATATTTGGAAGCGCCTATAATTTTTCGAACTCCAACCTCCTTGGCTCTTTTTACGGCATTTGCTGTAGCAGAATTAACATAATTTACAATAGATAACAACAGGATTAAAACCGATAACCCAACCATAATGAGTAAAAACTGGAGGTTCCCTTTTGATTCTGTCATACCACCGGTTTTGGTATGCAGACGAACTGAAGCCAGAGACTCTAAAATTGGTTTTACTTCACCATATTTGCGAATTAACTCTTGAGGAGTAATTCCCCGCTCCTGTGCAAATTTAGCTGTCAGGTTATCAAAATATAACTTTTCAAGATCCTTCGTTACTTGTTTCTGATCCTCCCGATTTTTCAGTTTCAGTAATAAAACATACTGAAAGTTCCCCCAAAACTGAATGTTTGTATTAATTCGCTGGTCCATAAAATTAACAACACAAGAAGGATTATAGGATGATTTTTCATCCAGCTTATAAACACCTCTAACCATCAATACCTTTTTTTGTAAAACAACTTTTTTACCCAAAGCAGTTTCGTTTCCAAAAAGTTTAAAAGCCAAATCCTTCGACAAGCAAATACTGTTTACATCCGGCAATGCATTCTTTCGACTCCCTTCTATAAATTCATAAGGAAAATAATCAAAAAAGTTTTTTTGAGCTATCGTAATTTTATCTGATTGTACTTTTTTAGTATTAGAATACAGTACGTCATTATCATAACCTCCGCTTAAATAACAAAATGATTCAACTTCAGGACTTATAGCTTTTAACCCTGATCCTACCGGTGCTGAACTCGAAGACCAATAAGTCGTAGGGTTCATTTTGTTTGCTACCAAAAAGATCTTGTCTTTGTTGGGATTCCATTGATCGTAGGATTGCTCGTCATTCCAATACAAAGTGGCAAAGATTAATCCTGCAATTCCGATGCTCAACCCCAAAACATTCAAAGCTGTAAAAAACTTATTGTTTTTGATGTGATAAATAAATATGTTGATCCAGTTCTTTAGCATGATTAATTTATTGAATGGTTTACTAAAACATCTACATTTCTATGGTTCATTTTCTCTGAAAGAATGGCTCCGTCTTTCATGACAATCGTTTTTTGCGAAAACGAAGCATCATAATCCGAATGCGTAACCATTAAAATTGTCGCACCACTTGCATGAAGATCCGTCAATAATTCCATTACTTCGTTACCGTTTTTACTGTCCAAATTTCCTGTAGGCTCATCGGCGAGAATAATTTTCGGATCATTAATTAAAGCCCTTGCAACGGCTACACGCTGCTGTTGTCCTCCTGAAAGTTGTTGTGGATAATGTTTCAAACGATGTGCAATGCCTAATATAGTGGCAATTTCCTGTACTTTTTTCTTTCTTTCAGATGGTGGCACATTATTGTAAATCAATGGCAATTCGATATTATCAAAAACCGATAATTCATCAATTAAATTAAAATTTTGAAAAATGAATCCGATGTTTTCTTTTCTCGCTTTTGATTTTAAATTTTCCTTCAGACCAATCATTTCCTGTCCTAACAATTCATAACTTCCCCCCGAAGCACTGTCTAATAATCCGATGATATTCAATAAAGTCGATTTTCCACTTCCTGATGGCCCCATGATCGATACAAAATCGCCTTCGTTAACGGTTAATGAAATTTCACTTAAAGCTTTTGTTTCTACTTCTTCGGTTCTAAAAATTTTAGAAAGCTTTTTAATTTTGATCATACTACTGTGTTTTTGATGTTTGTTTTTCTTTCTAAGAATGGTACTGCCGAAGTAAAAAACAGATCCTAAATTAAGATAATTGATAAGATAATCTATAAATATCTATTTTTGTTACATTTACCGGCAATAATCATTCTACTATTTGATGATTTGCTAATAGTAATATGATTTTCGTGCCAAAAAATTAAATTTTCTAACTGCCTTATTTTAAATTTTTTAGTATTTAAAAGAATTCAGAAGTGTCCAATAATGGACAGCTTTCGTCCAAAACTGAACAAAAATGAAAAAGACAAATGCTGCAATATTAATCATAGACGATCAGGAAGATATCCTTTTTGCGTCGAAAGTGTTCCTGAAAAAGTACTTTGAAGACATTTATACCCTCAATAATCCAAAAAATATTGTCGAATTATTGTCACAAAAACACATTGATGTTGTTTTGCTCGACATGAATTACAGAATAGGTTTTGAAGACGGAAGAGAAGGTTTGTATTTATTGAAAGAAATAAAAACACTATCTCCGAAAACGGTTGTTATTTTAATGACCGCTTTTGGTAAAGTCGAAACGGCAGTTGAAGGCTTAAAATCCGGTGCTTTTGATTATATCTTAAAACCATGGGAGAATAAAAAACTGCTTGAATCTGTCAAACAGGCTGTAGATCAATCCCGAAAGGAACAGAAGAAAATAAAGAATATAGAACCCGAGAATGACTTTTTTATCGGTACCTCAGAAATGATCAAAAAATCTTATTCCCTTGCTGATAAAGTGGCTAAAACGGATGCCAACGTTTTGATTTTAGGCGAAAACGGAACGGGTAAATTTGTTTTAGCACATCATATCTTTAGCCAATCCGAAAGGAAAAACCATCCATTTGTAGCCGTCGATTTGGGAGCCTTAAATTCGAATATTTTCGAAAGTGAACTGTTTGGTTATGCAAAAGGTGCTTTTACAGATGCCAAAACCGATACTCCCGGACGTTTCGAAATGGCGCAAAACGGAACTATCTTTTTGGATGAAATTGGGAATGTTCCTCTCCATTTACAATCGAAACTGCTACAGGTTATTCAAACCAAAACAGTAACCAGACTGGGTGAAACAAAGCCAAG
This window encodes:
- a CDS encoding polysaccharide deacetylase family protein, with translation MKMFFLKSVLFLFCLTLFSCESKKQNPAAKAYEAGVILSFDDAYVDEWAEADQALRKYSWKATFNVCRIDSIGKPQIEKLLEMQKYGHEIAGHGYHHYNAVKFVNKNGMDAYIDQEITPMIASMKKHSFKMTTFAYPYGERSDALDKALSPMFKIIRGRAFGGELPEKQDSYFNNSKIVFAFDIDNSHIHFSIPYLLELLHYAKKNNKILILCGHKPVRNVTENYQTKIETLEFICRYMKLNDLKFYTLSDLDHLLEHK
- a CDS encoding sensor histidine kinase → MEFDFYKTKKKANVNVFKSKAFDEVHDALFVFTISADNDYEMPFINDATYEMFEVLSNTMFTNTVLSIYDRIHQDDKKRVKNSLFDAIKKRRKWSVVFRAELPFNGLSWFKVTSKRIVNKDGSTEFYGRITDITELKEQELKLRRTEERFKFMLMTSNEGIWDWDLTIDRIYYSPQALNILELKASDISHTCEGWKKMIHPEDIEDCQKAFNYHFDNRTPYYENFQRVLTSNKKYKWILSKGMVTERDLEGKPLKVIGTYSNVSFQKEKELELRREMEVYKEKNNRLLNFSHIVSHNLNSHAGNFKVLLDLIDSEEGFDEKVETLKYLRAVSGDLSKTIEDLSQIVNVQNNTEINIEALNLNSYLNRVLNIVNAYNNKNNVTIINNVSPEAVVHFNPAYLESVLQNLSSNAIKYADPKKPLIVEFNFFRENGRKVFTIKDNGLGIDLKKHGDLIFGMYKTFHKHEKANGLGLYITKNQIESMNGNITVESQVGEGTTFKILFKD
- a CDS encoding YegP family protein, whose product is MEKFIVIKKANGEFQFEFVNKNGEIILSSGDYTRKFMCMKGIESVKVNSQDNTKFFRKTNSKDERYFNLKAFNGKIIGTSKIFKDRDSRDEGILEFRKYAPHAIVEDHSNTVLAESAAF
- a CDS encoding sensor histidine kinase gives rise to the protein MIRKDSLNSTFSFFKLKFKHRKIIHYTLIACVILLQIIAIVIWYNESSNEAEMSKTLNSMDSLNRITHFTSGINNSFVDSQKSFSNYTYYKDKESLNKYTASLNEISRLIDSLSLITRDNKAFMKILEEKNQSEHSVEAIKSSIDSIIESQINSDKTTLSKPFKLNKFEYKKILDSIKTDSYMTVDSVSKKGLFSRLGAALAGKVDVQKEKLNITVTMKYDNKVVTGSIEEQFANLFNTTNKFYEEQFKNLKKSFANLKDQDAKLKEFNNELLNLESAIMPNYNNSLKLLQDNTQKQLEKQYESNKIARSYTIAILILMMFIVSLVLFGFTRLAFQYEKRLTIAQMQIRENLNFKNRIMGMISHEIRSPLSIISIYSKMISASIKDAEIKDTFKSIQFTTNSLLLLANQILEYSKDGNYAPKLNSKKFLLKEEIHQIVNSMTSLVESKGNKIEVNSNLISNLEVNSDAAKIHQLFYNIIGNANKFTENGLIKIAMDLEKTSDKQVNLKIEIEDSGIGIAKNDLKNIFELYYQGTVSGKVNDLGVGLGLNLCKEIVELFDGKIDVQSEEGKGTTIIFNLFISLV
- a CDS encoding response regulator transcription factor, with product MKMKSPSNNYSFLVADDHSVVRQGVSLMIKELFSNALIHKAGNFKDTLTILKEQSIDLLILDVNFPDGNSISIITEIKSIRPEVKILIFSAYDENIYAMRYLNAGASGYLNKETSEEEMKNAISSMMLSGKYITQNLKDRILDSYISKKPTNPLDVLSNREIEVAQLLIKGYGNLEIIEHLNIKKTTVSTYKNRIFEKLEIDNLADLIKVFQLYAD